One part of the Populus alba chromosome 18, ASM523922v2, whole genome shotgun sequence genome encodes these proteins:
- the LOC118051149 gene encoding protein TIC 55, chloroplastic yields MDKHFARQWLTDPLNLLSQYQYQYPPLLHWLRSWIFLQASLSLLLLSPFSSMALSLHLSLSHKNFSNPFASFSPATKLPTTIHINSHLLKSIHSKPYYIKKCHAVADAPTAIPPSLDAEDDAHGVLIGPSSEEERRGDGVVVDYNWTEEWYPLYLTKDVPDDAPLGLNVFDKQLVLYKDGQGELRCHEDRCPHRLAKLSEGQLIDGRLECLYHGWQFEGEGKCVKIPQLPANAKIPQSACVKTYEVKESQGVVWVWMSLKTPPNFEKVPWFENFARPGFQDTSTIHELPYDHSILLENLMDPAHIPISHDRTDWTAKREDAQALRFEVTERTHRGFAGRWGKEKDQKLLSFLRFQAPCVLSNDIEFADEKGVTQYFTGLFLCRPTGQGKSMIIVRFGATKRPQMAKVIPKWYFHQNACKIFEQDMGFLSSQNEVLMKEKVPTKELYINLKSSDTWVAEYRKWMDKVGHGMPYYFGHNTISLPEVPAVVEHAPAGLVAGVSASSPAKGGIGTMHAPNVNNRYFRHVIHCRGCTSVVKNFQAWKNALSAISVALTALAILASGRQWKTFLLVSASLCLAGVYACSTAIAMNTTNFIRTHRRL; encoded by the exons ATGGACAAGCATTTTGCAAGGCAATGGCTAACTGACCCACTGAACTTGCTGTCCcaatatcaatatcaatatcCTCCTCTTCTCCACTGGCTCCGCTCCTGGATTTTTCTACAggcctctctttctctcctcctCCTTTCTCCTTTCTCCTCCATGGCATTATCACTGCACCTATCTCTCTCCCACAAAAATTTCTCGAATCCCTTTGCTTCCTTCTCCCCCGCCACTAAACTACCAACAACAATACACATAAACAGCCACCTGCTTAAATCAATACACTCAAAGCCTTACTACATAAAGAAGTGTCATGCAGTTGCAGATGCCCCAACGGCCATTCCTCCTTCACTTGATGCAGAAGATGATGCTCATGGGGTTCTCATCGGTCCCTCTAGTGAGGAGGAAAGGAGAGGGGATGGAGTGGTGGTAGACTATAATTGGACTGAAGAGTGGTACCCGCTTTACCTCACCAAGGATGTGCCAGATGATGCACCTCTAGGTCTTAATGTCTTTGATAAACAGTTAGTGTTGTATAAAGATGGCCAAGGTGAGCTGCGATGTCACGAAGATCGGTGCCCTCACAG GTTGGCGAAACTATCAGAAGGTCAGTTGATCGACGGAAGACTTGAATGTCTATACCATGGTTGGCAGTTTGAAGGGGAGGGAAAATGTGTAAAAATACCTCAG CTTCCTGCAAATGCTAAAATTCCTCAGTCAGCTTGTGTTAAGACATATGAGGTGAAGGAATCACAAGGAGTTGTTTGGGTATGGATGTCACTAAAGACACCACCAAACTTTGAGAAGGTTCCCTGGTTTGAGAACTTTGCCAGGCCAGGATTTCAAGATACTTCAACCATTCATGAGCTTCCATATGATCACTCCATACTGCTTGAAAACCTCATGGATCCGGCACACATTCCAATCTCACATGATAGGACAGACTGGACTGCCAAAAGGGAGGATGCCCAGGCACTGCGATTTGAGGTGACTGAACGCACCCATCGAGGTTTTGCAGGGAGGTGGGGTAAGGAAAAGGATCAAAAACTGCTAAGCTTCTTACGGTTTCAAGCTCCGTGTGTTCTATCCAACGACATAGAATTTGCAGATGAGAAGGGGGTGACACAGTACTTCACTGGCCTTTTTCTTTGCAGACCAACCGGACAAGGAAAATCCATGATCATTGTCAGGTTCGGAGCAACAAAAAGACCTCAAATGGCAAAGGTGATCCCTAAATGGTACTTCCATCAAAATGCGTGCAAAATCTTTGAGCAAGACATGGGATTTCTGTCATCACAGAATGAAgttttaatgaaagaaaaggttCCAACAAAGGAATTGTACATTAATTTGAAGTCATCAGATACATGGGTAGCTGAATACAGGAAATGGATGGACAAAGTTGGACATGGAATGCCTTATTATTTTGGCCACAACACCATTTCTTTGCCAGAAGTACCTGCTGTTGTAGAACATGCACCAGCTGGTCTTGTCGCTGGAGTTTCAGCTTCTTCACCAGCAAAAGGTGGGATTGGAACAATGCACGCACCCAACGTGAACAACCGATATTTCAGACACGTAATTCATTGCAGGGGATGCACTAGTGTAGTAAAAAATTTCCAAGCTTGGAAAAATGCCCTCTCTGCAATTTCTGTTGCATTGACTGCATTGGCCATTCTAGCATCTGGAAGGCAATGGAAGACCTTTCTCTTAGTATCAGCAAGTCTGTGCTTAGCTGGAGTTTATGCATGCTCAACTGCAATTGCAATGAACACAACAAACTTCATAAGAACACACAGGAGATTGTAA